One genomic window of Eptesicus fuscus isolate TK198812 chromosome 6, DD_ASM_mEF_20220401, whole genome shotgun sequence includes the following:
- the MGAT1 gene encoding alpha-1,3-mannosyl-glycoprotein 2-beta-N-acetylglucosaminyltransferase produces MLKKQSAGLVLWGAILFVAWNALLLLFFWTRPVPSRLPSDSALDDDPTRLTREVIRLAEDTEVELERQRGLLQQIWEYSVRRGQRWRGPTAVPPVPPRGPVTLPPAVIPVLVIACDRSTVRRCLDKLLHYRPSAERFPIIVSQDCGHEETAQVIASYGSAITHIRQPDLSTIAVPPDHRKFQGYYKIARHYRWALGQVFHKFKFPAVVVVEDDLEVAPDFFEYFQATYPLLRADSSLWCVSAWNDNGKEQMVDSSKPELLYRTDFFPGLGWLLLAELWAELEPKWPKAFWDDWMRRPEQRQGRACLRPEISRTMTFGRKGVSHGQFFDQHLKFIKLNQHFVPFTQLNLSYLRQEAYDRDFLARVYGAPLLQVEKVRTSERNELGEVRVQYTSRDSFKAFAKALGVMDDLKSGVPRAGYRGIVSFLFRGRRVHLAPPQTWEGYDPSWN; encoded by the coding sequence ATGCTGAAGAAGCAGTCTGCAGGTCTTGTGCTGTGGGGCGCCATCCTCTTTGTGGCCTGGAACGCCCTGCTGCTGCTCTTCTTCTGGACGCGCCCTGTGCCCAGCAGGCTGCCCTCAGACAGCGCTCTGGATGACGACCCCACCAGGCTCACCCGCGAGGTGATCCGCCTGGCCGAGGACACCGAGGTGGAGCTGGAGCGGCAGCGGGGGCTGCTGCAGCAGATCTGGGAGTACTCTGTGCGGCGTGGCCAGCGGTGGAGGGGGCCCACTGCGGTCCCACCTGTGCCGCCACGAGGGCCTGTGACCTTGCCGCCAGCCGTGATCCCCGTCCTGGTCATCGCCTGTGACCGCAGCACTGTCCGGCGCTGTCTGGACAAGCTGCTGCACTATCGGCCCTCGGCTGAGCGCTTCCCCATCATCGTCAGCCAGGACTGTGGGCACGAGGAGACAGCTCAGGTTATAGCCTCCTATGGCAGCGCCATTACACACATCCGACAGCCCGACCTGAGTACGATCGCGGTGCCACCCGACCACCGCAAGTTCCAGGGCTACTACAAGATCGCGCGCCACTACCGCTGGGCGCTGGGCCAGGTCTTCCACAAGTTCAAGTTCCCCgcggtggtggtggtagaggatGACCTGGAGGTGGCCCCGGACTTCTTCGAGTACTTCCAGGCCACATACCCGCTGCTGAGGGCTGACTCCTCCCTGTGGTGTGTGTCCGCCTGGAATGACAACGGCAAGGAGCAGATGGTGGACTCGAGCAAGCCGGAGCTGCTCTACCGCACCGACTTCTTCCCCGGCCTGGGCTGGCTGCTGCTGGCCGAGCTGTGGGCCGAGCTGGAGCCCAAGTGGCCCAAGGCTTTCTGGGACGACTGGATGCGGCGGCCTGAGCAGCGGCAGGGCCGGGCCTGCCTGCGGCCCGAGATCTCCAGAACCATGACCTTCGGCCGCAAGGGGGTGAGCCACGGGCAGTTTTTTGACCAGCATCTCAAGTTCATCAAGCTGAACCAGCACTTTGTGCCCTTCACCCAGCTGAATCTGTCGTACCTGCGGCAGGAGGCCTATGACAGGGATTTCCTTGCCCGCGTCTATGGCGCCCCTCTGTTGCAGGTGGAGAAAGTGAGGACCAGTGAGCGGAATGAACTGGGGGAGGTGCGGGTGCAGTACACCAGCAGGGACAGCTTCAAAGCCTTTGCCAAGGCCCTAGGAGTCATGGATGACCTCAAGTCGGGGGTCCCGAGGGCCGGCTACAGGGGCATCGTCAGCTTTCTGTTCCGGGGCCGCCGTGTCCACCTGGCACCCCCGCAAACCTGGGAGGGCTACGATCCTAGCTGGAATTAG
- the LOC129149546 gene encoding nuclear envelope pore membrane protein POM 121-like, which produces MGSYLSWPRPRPPPSAPPGRDPPGKPESPGPAPAGRCANRVHSGAPLPGVARRLSYEDLVASPRRRRQHRRLQAVHQRRYPARQARCLLLGLLSAAPRGAAPPGLPAGGSRLFCAAGVLRMASARGKPTLRLALKRTVVCMWSSLSGHLAAGGRGGEGPDRPGGRRPGPGPARQEEGRRAPERREPGRRGSDGGGGARSAFRRLVVNGVPCSFVPRPGPLRRDFGPRAPHGSSGSPSRTSLLSSCSKRNAITSSYSSTRGLPAPQRLPGRAAALPHAPAQKAGGESRPPGSRVSAEPPGRGAQEKVAGVAEGQKQGGRCSRAADDGRPRKRRIPLLPRRGGAGRLLPSPPQLGYRVTAEDLDREKRAGLQWIRRVLEGGGAIGLCPDLPCVFCGPANGKAAPLHACGCGLPISVLQSPLLPA; this is translated from the exons ATGGGCAGTTACCTGAGCTGGCCTCGCCCCCGGCCGCCGCCCTCCGCTCCGCCCGGCCGGGACCCGCCCGGGAAGCCCGAGAGCCCGGGGCCCGCGCCCGCCGGCCGCTGCGCTAACCGGGTTCACTCGGGGGCCCCGCTCCCGGGCGTGGCCCGCAGGCTGTCGTACGAGGACCTCGTGGCCtcgccgcggcggcggcggcagcaccGGAGGCTGCAGGCCGTGCACCAGCGGCGGTACCCCGCCCGGCAGGCCCGCTGcctgctcctggggctgctctCCGCGGCGCCCCGCGGGGCCGCGCCGCCCGGGCTGCCCGCCGGCGGCTCCAGGCTGTTCTGCGCCGCGGGCGTCCTGAGGATGGCCTCCGCCCGGGGCAAGCCGACCCTCCGCCTGGCGCTGAAGCGCACCGTCGTCTGCATGTGGTCCTCGCTGTCCGGGCACCTCGCCG CCGGGGGCCGAGGAGGAGAAGGGCCCGACCGCCCCGGGGGCCGGcggcccgggccggggccggCGCGGCAGGAGGAAGGGCGCCGGGCCCCCGAGAGgcgggagcctgggaggaggggctccgACGGCGGCGGCGGTGCGCGGTCCGCGTTCCGGCGCCTGGTGGTCAACGGAGTCCCGTGCTCCTTCGTGCCCAGGCCGGGGCCCCTTCGGAGAGATTTCGGCCCCAGGGCCCCGCACGGCAGCTCGGGGAGCCCGTCCCGGACCAGCCTGCTGAGCTCGTGCAGCAAACGCAATGCCATCACCAGCTCCTACAGCTCCACCCGAGGGCTCCCGGCGCCGCAGCggctcccgggccgggcggccgccCTGCCCCACGCGCCCGCGCAGAAAGCCGGCGGGGAGAGCCGCCCGCCCGGCTCCCGCGTCTCGGCGGAACCGCCCGGGAGGGGCGCGCAGGAGAAGGTGGCAGGTGTCGCCGAGGGGCAGAAGCAGGGCGGGCGTTGCTCCCGCGCAGCCGACGACGGCAGGCCCCGCAAGCGCAGGATTCCGCTGCTGCCCCGGAGGGGAGGCGCCGGGCGGCTCCTGCCCTCGCCCCCGCAGTTAGGCTATCGGGTCACCGCGGAAGACCTGGACCGAGAGAAGAGAGCGGGGCTGCAGTGGATCCGCAGGGTCTTGGAAGG TGGAGGAGCAATTGGCTTGTGCCCAGACTTACCTTGCGTTTTCTGTGGCCCAGCTAATGGGAAAGCGGCACCACTTCATGCCTGTGGATGCGGACTGCCGATATCTGT CCTTCAGTCACCTTTACTTCCTGCGTGA